From the Equus caballus isolate H_3958 breed thoroughbred chromosome 9, TB-T2T, whole genome shotgun sequence genome, the window TAGCAAGATAATtaccaaagataaataaaactttaaaaagtattcaACTCATTAAATATAACTATATGTCAATCTCCTGCCAGCCCTCAAGCTGGATACtgtgaggagaaaacaaaaatcagcaaGGTATCAGCTCAGCCTTCAGGCGCTCATCATATGCAGCCATATAAGTCATTATTACGCAGGTCACTGACACTGAGCTATCCTAGCAAGAAGTCTATCACAGAATAATCTCAATTAGCAAAATCTACATCCAGAGGAAGAGatgtatctgaaggaaataatcaaaatcaAGGAAACTCAGTTAAACTTCTCTCAGAAGACGACACAAGTGTAGCATGTGTTCAAGTCTTAAATGCGGTCATCAAGTTACTGCTTAGTGTCACTCTGTACCAGAAAAAGGAActtccccaccctccttcaccaaaaacaaacaaacaaaaatatacaagagAAAATAGGTTAAAACTAATCTAAAGAGCCAACTTACAAAATTACTTAAGAGACTGAGGACACGTCTAAAGGGGGAGATGGGCTTTGGATGGAAATGGGTGGAAGGGTTTGTGGACTGATGCCCATTTATATGAGACTCAAGTAATTTTTCCCATCAGCTGACAGAGCAATGGGCAGCACAGGATTGCTCCCTGCTCTGTCGGCAAAACACAGGGCAAAAGCCAGCCACCGCTCACCATCCCCTGGGCAGCTCTGTGGCTTGGGTACCTTGTAATCTGTTAGTTTCAAACCATGGTGATGCCATAAATTGGCAAGCATTGCATCTGATCAGTCATTAGCCAGTTTATCATGAATATTACTGAGTGAATGTGATATATGGCACAGTTCATTCAAGTTTAAATAGCTGTTTATATCCTGAGGAATTCCTCACCAAAGTCATATGGGTTATTTTTGAGTTGTGGAGTAGACGCTTTAAATACCTATGTCCCAACCCCCCCATAACTCTCACATTGTTCATTTTATCAAAGGTATCACGCAATGAGAATCAGCAAcgtaatcaaaacaaaaattcactttaaaaggaaatatactaTCTATAGATAATTAAGTattatctataaaaatattttaagaattggAATGATATCAAGCCATTAGGCAAAATCACTTGTATAGAAAAAAGTATTAGAATCCTATCATTCTGGAAATGAATTTAAGTTTTTCACCCAACATCACAGAGGGATGTGACTGATTCAGTCTCAATGGCAAGGGAAAATTTTTAATAGATTCTGAGGTTTGCAGTGCTGGCCATGTTTTCACGGTGGTTCAAGCAGACGCATTTCATGGGTTTTAATACACACCAAACAGTGTTTACTGCTTGAATACCCATGACAGCAAATCTGAGACAGGTCAGTCAAGTTAGTTTGATGAAAGAGATCTGATTTTCTTCGTGTGCTGAAGCTGAGAGCAAAATGGTACCCGTGAATTAGAATCCTAGGAAAGAGGTGTTAGCAAGGATTTGTGGGTTTTGTCGtgacttgttttctctctgcAGATGTGTCTGGGGTGGGCTACCAGCGACAACTTTTAACGAAAAGATGCTCTCACTTTTCTGCCCTTCAGAGGCTGTGGTGGACGGTGATTGCTCAACAAGAAAGCTGCTGTTTCGCCCTCCGCTGTACACAGGAGGGTGCGGAATTTGGCCAGCTGTTGAAGCAAAGAGGAGAGTTAGTTTCAGCACAGAACATCACACCGCTGTTAAGAAACTGCCCTGCATAGAAAGTTGAGAAATGCGTAACCTCCCCTCTACCAGGAACTAACAGCGTGGCAATGAAAACTAAGTTATGGGTCATACATAATAAAGCGCCTCTTTTGCTAAATTCTCGCCACTAGACAAATAAGTCTGGGTTCAAAAATCAAGTAGATCATCATTCTTTATTTGAAGCTCAAAGTAATAAGAGGAAACATTTAGAATGTGGTTTAAAGAGTACATATCTAGAAATCGGAGAATGTCACGTATGACGGCAGAATGGCACAGTGGCAAGGGCACTGCGGGGCTTTCAGAGCTGGGTCCCAGGCCTGGTTCTGCCACTaaccagctttgtgaccttggccaaATCGCTTATTGTCTCTagtcttcagtttcctcagcgATAAAGTGAAGCACTGGACTTGAGGACCTCAACAGGtgtcttccagctcttggaaCACTGACCGATTACAAGCACTGCAGGATAATATGGCCCCAACATTCCCAATCATGGGAACCGTGCGGTGTTCACCCTGTAGAACTTTGATCTTACAAGTATCGTTTTCCTTTAACTAGATAATTTTGCTTGTGTTCACCATACTTATGCCTTTTAAAGAACTAACTATGGCAAAAAGCCTAGGGCCCTTCAACCTCTGATAATGTTTAAATACAATTTGAGAAGTATAGGCATATTTCTCACTAAAAGAgcttaattttcttattcttaaaaaaaCACATCTTACATACTTCATATAACACACAAagcatcaagaagaaaataaaacttactaGTAATCACATCACAAGATATATCCTCCTGTTAACATAATGGAGTATATCATTCCAGGTGTTTTTCTatgtagacacacacactcatgcgTGCACTGGTGCACATgcatgcgcgcgcacacacacagacatgttttattaaaaaatgagctTGTGCTTTTTTTTCAATGAAGCTCACATTTTTTTGAAaccttattttttcacttaatgtataTCGCAGATATCTTTGCATGTTGATAGGTATAAACATATGTCACTAATTTTAACTGCTGAAAAGCTTTCTATTATACGcatgttttataaattatttaacaattcCTTGgtgatttaataatatttattaagatttaGCACAATTCTACAGTAGTAAAATGAAGATTAGgtaaattatttgaataattcTACTGTCTCAAAAATGTAATACATTGGCAATTAACACAAGTAagtttttggtgtttgttttgctgttttctttgagTATAGACAATTATTGTTTCCGTCATCATCAGTTAGCTGTCCAGGATGGGAAGCAGAGGTGATGGGGGTCCTTCACAATAGACAGGCAATGGTTTATTTATAACCATGCTCTATGGAAATAAGTTCGGGTGTCATATACAAGCAGCCATGTATTTCCACAAGTGATATTCTGAGGTATCTTTTAAAAGGGTATAGATATGGGAAAGATGAAACAACTATTTACAACTTGCTATTACTCATGTTTCAGTAGACCAGATCACTACAGCTAAAGCCAGATGAGACTTAACTAATTCCCAAGCAGTGGAGGCTGATAAAATCTAACCTCTGGAGCCACAAGGAAGGCGCCCAGCCTTCTGCAGATCATGGTAATCCAGGTCTTTCTGGAGTGGCCACTCCAGGTGGCTATACAAGAACGCCGATTCCCCTGAAGATCTTGGCTTTACTTATCTCCCCAGCCCGCTTTTGGCTCCTCCGCAAGCTGATCATGGCTCCCTACCCTCAACACCTTAGCCTCATTGGTCTGGAACTGGAACCTactcttcatctttctctgagCAGCCAGCTCATTTTGGTAAGAGCCCCTGAACCCATCCTGCTATTTCATCAAACCCCTTCCCGTTTTGGCTCTGGGTCTCCGTCCCAGTCACTTAGCCGAGCTAGGGAAATCCTGCACCCGCCATCCTGGCTCAGATTTGCCTCTCTTGGCTCTGGTGTCCTCTACCATGGCGTTGGCCTCAAAATGCACACCCCTAGCTTCCTACTGGTTTCATCCCCTCACTGAGCCCCAGGCTTCATTCAGGCAGACAATGTGCCCCTCTGTCACCAAGGCTGACTCAGCATCCACCTGGCTCCTGACAGGAGTCTCCTCAGATCAGCCTGGAGGAAGCGGTGGGTAAGACctgttttgctattttctttggcTCTAacactgaaatttttatttcattgtagtAACCTCAGTAAGCAGAAATACTCTTTTCTAACATTTTGGAAACAGCTTTGGTTATGTCACTCTAGGGCTCAAATGTCTTTACCAGCACTCCATTGCCTGCAAAGttgagtaataataaaaataagctcTCTCTTATGGATTATGGTGGACTAGGTACGTGCTAAGTGTTGACattccattatctcatttaatcctccaaacaaTCCTGTCAAAGACacactattatctccattttaaagatgaggaactTGAGGGATAACTAGGAAGGTTCATCAAATAAGCCATCTGGCAAATAAGCCATGTACTAACCACGGCATTACATTGCAtctctaacttttttcttttctttcttttttttttttttttttttgccattttcccCTAATCTCCTTTTATTATGGAAActttgacacacacacaaaggtagaAAGAGCAGAATAATAAATCACCGTCACCCAACTTCAACAACCATTGACATATGGTCAATTTTGTTTCATCCATACTCTCACCCATTCTTTCTCTCCAACACCCATCCCGCCCaaactggattattttgaagctaATTCAAAATATCACTTCATTTCGGGTGTAAACATTTCAGGGTATATCTCTAAAATACACCACATTTCTAACCCTATCTAGACCCCAAACAAACTTGCCAGCAGGACTCCCCAGCCTCTGGACCACTCAGTGCCAGCTCCTCTTTCTAGCTGCTCTTCCGTTGCTTCCACACACAGGGCCCACTCTCAGCCAGCTCTGTGAAGGTAGTCCCAGAGCATCTGAATGAAAAGGCTATGAGGTGGATCTTAAAAATTCAGGTCCTGGACCCTACCCCAGACCTTCTGAAAGAGAATTTCTGATAAGGCCCAAGGACTCACATTTTGATAAgcttccccaggtgattcttgaatacactgaagtttgagaaccacaggtACAAAGTGGCCCACATATTTTCTGCATGTCTCTTTCTCGCCTTTAGTTATTCCATTCCTTCCTGAAATTCCTCCCTTTCCTCTACTGTTCCCAACCAGCTGCCACTTTTTAACTAACCCCAATGTCAGCTCTTTCATGAAATCTTTTCCTGATTTCTCCACTGAAAAAGTCTCTCCTCTTCTGAATTTCCCGTACATCTTATATTCTGTTACAGTACCAGGCACTGTAACACagttttttatgcatttattttatccTCACTATTAGATTATAAACTACTTGAGGACAAGGGCCATTTTTAACACTTCTTTGTATCTCTTGCATCCTGCCTTGCAAGAACTGGCAATTATTAAACAATTCCAGAATTGACTTGTACTGTCTCCTACAGTTCAGAACTTTAATTTCAAAGTTAATTATACAGAGTTTTATAtattaaatcaaaattaatgtTCAAGTGAATGAATTCTTTCCTCATTTCACATATAGTCTAAAGATGCAAAAGCTAAAGAAAATATTCCTAGAACAttaattacaaaataagaaattttactattaaaaaagaacattggcgTTTGCTTCCAGATATGTTGGACTAAGACCTTGCAGACAATCTCCCTGCAGAAACCAACTCTAAAACCAGACATAATACAAGAAACAACTAGCTGCAGGTCCTGGAGAGTGAACAGAAGCAGAGGGATTCAGGTGGGGGGTTCATGGCAACTTGCAGGAGAGATGAAAGTTCTACACATGAGCTCCTGTCCGGCTAGTTTTTCACCTGGAGCTGAGCGGAGTCTGCACACGGTTGAAATAGGGTGCACCTGTCTTGCAAGGAAAGAGTCAGAGAGAGGATCCCCAAGCACCATGCATGGCTCTGCTGAGACCAGAGCTGCTGCACAGGAAAGAAAACTTGCAGTTCAAGGCcagcaaagaaaattacttacTAACACAAAACACAATACTCAtcagagaaaaataatggaaTCCAGAATCTCCACAACTTATTGTTcataatatctaaaatacaataaaaagttCCTTAACGTacaaagaatcaagaaaatgcaacaacattctcaaaggaagagaaatcaaCAGAGTTGGACCCAAGATGACAAATTTGGAGCTCACAAGGATTTTCAAGCGGCTACTTTAACGACCTGAGGATGATATGAAGTTAAACAAAGCATCTTTTTTAATGCATGAGAAATCTCGGCAGAGTAATAggaagtctcagcaaagaaacagaaagaacaaaagagaaccaaatagaaattttagagctaaaaaatataatttctaaaacaaaaaattcactgGATAGACTCAATAGTCAAATCAACACGACAGATGAAAGCGCATATGAACTCTAATATGGATCAATAGAAATCACCCACAGCAAAgaacagagattaaaaaaaagatttaaaagtaatAGAGCCACGGGGACCTGTTAgatgatattaaaaaatcaaatgtacTTATaatcaaaaaattagaaagaaaggaaagcagaataaggcacaatatacacaaaagttaactcataAGTAATccaagacttaaatgtaagagctaaaactatcacttaaagtaggaaaaaatattttgtggcaTATAGTTAGGCAAAGATTGCTTAAACAGTACATTAAAAGCACAAACTATAAAAGATAGATTGATAAAATGGACTGCATCAAGATTAagacttttgctcttcaaaagacaaacaaacaaacaaacaaaggcaaaccatagactgggagaaaacttttgcaaaCTCTTTATTGAAAAAAGCGCTTTTGGGTcccacctggtggcacagtggttaagtgcccacgttccgctttggcggccccagggttcgccggttcggatcccgggtacagacatggcactgcttggcacgccatgctatggtaggcgtcccacatatgaaatagaggaagatgggcatggatgttagctcagggccagtcttcctcagccaaaagaggaggattggcagcagttagctcagggctaatcttcctcaaaaaaaaaaaaaaagaaagtgaaaagggcTTTCATctagattatataaagaactcttacaactcaataatgagAAGAGAGAttaaccaatttaaaaatgtgcaaattatttgaacagatacttcacaaaagaagatataggcatagccaataagcatatgaaaaaatgctcagcatcactagcCATCACATGGATGCAAATTAAAAATCACATATagccactagaatggctaaagttaaaaagactgataataccaagtgctgacaaggatgtgaagCAACTAGAAATATCAAACATTGCTGTTTGAGCACAGAAGATGGTACATCTACATTAGACAACCAAACAGTAGTaccttacaaaattaaacatgaaTGTACCACAGGATCTAGTACTAGGGGTTACCACAAGGCATGAAGATATGTGTTCACAACAAAGTGTGTATGCCCATTATTCCTAACATCCAAATACGGATAgctgttattcacaatagccaaaacctggaagcaacctaaatgtccaccaattggtaaatattaaaaagtaatgtggtatatccataccatacaatattactcagtaataaaaataaacaaaataagtgaatcttaaaaacattatgctaagcaaaagaagcgaAACACAAAAGCCTATGTACTGTAAGATtctatttaaatgaaattctagaaaagacaaaattcttgTGACAGCAcctcagtggttgcctggggccatCGGTGAGGAAATGGATGGGGTGCAAAGGGGCCCCAGGAAGCTTTTTCAGAAGGAATCCATTCTATTTCTTGATTGTAGTGGCTTTTTGTATGATAATATATGACAACTCAAATCATCAGCTGCACAGTAAAATTcatgaattttattgtatgcaaatacaacaaatgaaaaagagatttttttaaaaaataagcatagaATTAAAGTCAAGTATTCTTGCACACCAAATTTCAGCAGATGAGTAAGCCAGTTTAGATAATTTAGAACAAACCAAAGAGACTTGGCAGGAAAAGTCAGCCTTCCAAAGAAAATGACGGATCTGTCATCAAAAGTATCAGAAAACAGTCCATCTGTTTACTGGCCTGGCAGTGAAATCCAGCATTTCAGTAACTGACGCTGAGGCAGAAAAATGGACTTGAATCgggaaaaaggaaatgaaaaccatCTGATTTGCCATTTAGGTCAAACAGTGACTTGGCAAGAAATAGTAGCAgaaaaacctagaaaaaaatttGGCACCAACTTACTAAAAAGAGGATTTAATCTTCACAGCTAGTGACAGTATATGGTGGAATTGAAACATGAATCTAAACAATGTTTCCCAGCGACTTCAAAAACAAAGAGCTGCCAAAGCTGAGACGAAGATCCTCTTTTGGAAAGCAACTCTTAAGTCGGTGGTATACACAAAAGACATTTTCACTTAACTTTATATAAAAGAGCTAAGCAACTGAATAATTTGATTCGTATTCAAAACATTTTGTGTTTcaaattctttaaataaactttttattttaaaacagttttagatttacagaattattgcaaagatagtacaaatTGTTCTGTCAACCCCACACTCAGTTTTCGCTATTATTAGCATCTCACATTATGGTACAGTTTTCAaagttaatgaaccaatattaacACATTATCGTTAACTAAAGTCCATCTTTTATGCAGATTTCCCttgtttttacctaatgtctttttctgttccagaattccATGCAGGCAATGTCATTACACTTAGCAATCATACCTGCCTGGCCATTTTTTGattgtgacagtttctcaaactTAGTTTTTGAAGATCTTGACAAGTTTGAGGAGTACTGATCAGgtttttgtagaatgtccctccgttgggctttgtctgatgtttttcttatgGTTAAACTGGGACTggatttttcaaatatcttttgcTCCCTTTTGTAACTCTTAAAAGCACCATAATGTCATATTATAATAATTCAGATTATTGTTCAGATTATCATCTCCATCTTCAAATGAAAATGTCTGAAAGTATTCTGGCTGCAGTAGATTTAAGCGAATGCTTCAAAGTGAATTGCCAATTACACAAAAGCTCTAAAATGCAGCTATTTTGTATACTCTAAAACACATTAATAGTATTATTAATTCATTAGCCTCAAATAAGATTCAGTAGTGAATGCACGGCTAGGCAGTCATAATTCCTAAACTTGCAGGTGGTTGTTTTTGATTAGGTTAACTTTATGCAGCTTAAGTTGctaaattatctatttttatatattctctcCCAAATCACaggtggattaaaaaaaagctattttccaAGTGGCTTTAAGGAGTAAAGATATCTTTGAAATATGAGGGAAACATGATCTCTTATTATTAACTAGCttgatattataatttattaactCTTACTATTAACCTGTCCAAATTTAACAAAGGAATGTAAAAGTAAACAGTTTAGCACAtgaaggggagaaaaatgaacTCCATTAACAAGGCCACTGAATCAGCGACAGGTCATTTTTCTCATGACACAGCTCACCTTATTTGTGATGGAAAAATCCACAGGGACTTCATAGTCAGTCAGGCTCTGGATTTCTATCCAGACTTTCATAAAATGTTTTAGTAAGTATGCTCCAGGTTATTATTTGGCTCTCATCCTAAAGACAAGGTCAGCAGAAGTTGGACGTGTTCAACACACCATGGGAAAATGCTACCTGACACGATCCTGGTTAAAGTGACCCAGCATGAGTCTCtgactaggggaaaaaaataaacagccagGCAGGTGGGCCAGCTTGGAACAGAAGTAGTCTATTAGCTGAGAAAATTACTAGACTGTGTTCTGGCTAAGATTTTGTAGCACCgaattcaaaaaggaaaacaaaacgaAACCAAGCACAGcatcccagggcacagagcattTAGCTGTTAGGTTGGTGGTCACATGGTTCCAGCTCAGAGCAGGGTTTCTGGGCATCCAGGCACCCTGACCTGCGGACTGCTGGGCCACCATGGGGGCTCAACAAGCACTTATCAGAAAAAGGAGTGAGGAAATGTCTTTACAAGAAGAGCAGAGGGGGCCACCCCATGGGGTCCTAGTAAATGCTTGAAGCCCCTCACGCAGCCTCACCAAAGTTTTGTCAACAAAAGCCAAAAGACCAGATCAATTTCTTAAACTTGGAGGGCACACACATTTCTCAGCACCTGTCATGGTTCCCACTGTTCACTTTCTGAATGTGGAATCTGCCAGATTCAGGTCTAGGGACTGACGTCAGAAAGGAGAAGGTCGTCTTTCAAAAGTAGCCTGTCTCCTGATTCTCCCGATGGTATCCCACTCTGTTTATATCTCAGACCaaacaagaaaaccaaaacagagGAGTACCGCCTTCAAAGGGGCACTTCGTTTCCATCAGTCTGTGTGCACGTGACACTCCTGAGAAGTGGGAAAGAAATCATCTAATCGTGAGGGTCAGATAAGAAAGGGACGTAAATCCCATGTGCTTCAACCACCCATCTGATTAATGAAGGGAAAACACAAGCTTCATTACGCAGCAGAAACTAAGGGCAGCGTCGTTGGAATAAAcgaataaaaagacaacccagttTCCTCTGGTGAGTCAGGATCAACCTGGAAGAAATGACGTACCTGTTGAGAGCTGATATTTATAGGCTGTTTTAAAATGATCCATGTGACGCTCTCAAGCAGAGGCGGGACTGTCAGGGAACCAGGATAAGTCCAGTAGTCCCAGGATGGAGGAAGCAGAGATAAGGGGTCAAAATTCGTGAACAGAGTTTGTTTACcctggggaagaaaaaagaatcccaCAGATGACAATGGGAAAGCTAAACACagacctcaaaaaagaaaaaacccaaaactatatCCAACGAAATATTATTTCACTGGAATTCTTTAGTTCATGGAATACTTTAGCAACTGCCTTttgtatcttaaaaaaaaaaattgtctgccTTAATCTAAAAATTTTAGATGAAGGAGCACATTGCCAAGATTTATTTAAGAAGCACaagatttgttttaatataaGTGGTCTTTCAAATGTGTTCCAACTAAAGGCTTATTCTCTAAAAGTCCAATACCAGAAAATAATTAGGTGTAAGTGGATTTATTAGCGATGATTTTGGATAATTCAAGACTTCTTCATGTTTTCCAGAGATAAGTGGTAATAGTTACTTCTGCTCTATTGGTCAAGCATGTTCCCAACTTGCTTCAAAGCAGGAGCATACACGATGTCTAAGATCTATactgttaaaagaaaataagagaatgcAGGAAAAAACCAGGAATATATTAGTCATTAGTAAATAGTaattaattttaccttttctttaatGGAATCCAAAGTGTCAGTAATCTTTTGCAGTTGGGAATTATGTTCACCCACCTGAAAACATCAAATTTCGAAAGAAATGGTTACAGTAGCAAATCAGGTCTGAATCACTCCATTTTGGtcactatttttaaattctttttttgaaaCACCTGAGCTGGCCCAGAACAAACAGTGATTGTTCTATAATGAAACTCTCTTTTCCCTGCTGGCCTTATCAGGTCCAAAGAATCTGAATAAGAAGATACTATTACAGGGCTCCTTGGTCGAACTGTAACCCTGATGCCAAAACTAGTAGTAACAGCTTCATATTTCTTCAACTTTAGGAATGTTTAAGAGAAATCTTACTTAGGAAAATGTTACTTAATACCTGCATTATTAAATCAGATGTGACTTCTAAACCGAGATCCAAACTGAGTATTGTGACATCAAAACATTAGAGAAAAACATCTCCCACTTTCGGCCTAAAGTGATTTGAGGTCCCGAATCAAGGCAACGTGTCATCACGAGCAGAattcttcagaaaaatatatgTACCTCTTTTCATCATTGCAGGTGTCCTGAATCTACCTGAAGCTTTTATGTCCTTCACGACTGAAGTATAATTTCTTGTCCCACTTGGGTCCCACTGCCACCACCAGACTTGGTGGTCAAAGGAAAGGACCTGCTGCCAGCCTTGCCACTCCCCCCAGTCCCAGCTCCTATGAGTTACAACATGGCACACGGAGTCAGTGGCATAAGAGAAGTGCACGCCCTGCAAGAATGCGGTCACAGTGGGAGCTGAGCGGCTCAACCCATCCACAGGTATTATGACAAGGATGCTTGTCTGAGCACATGCGAAcatcagacaaagaaaaatacaacaagATGAGAAGAAATGGTCAGTGCTTTTGGAACCACAAACCATTGTGGTAGAACTAGTGCTTCAAGAATCAGGAATCTGACCTTTACTCTGTCCTGTATCCCTAAATATTGTGTAATCAGGAAGAGCCTagaacaaagattttcttctcgGGATCTCAACTCTTCCTTCTGCTGTTCTTGTGGCTGTTGTTGCTATTCACATAACAACAATCAATGGACAATGAGAAGAATCATAAGACAATGCTCCTAGGGTAGTTCTGGGCCTTTAGATGAACCATAAACTAACATacaaatttttaatattcatttcaaaaggaaaacacGAAACCTAGAGCTAGTTGACTATTGAAAAATGGTAGACCG encodes:
- the CA13 gene encoding carbonic anhydrase 13 isoform X8; translation: MELHIVHWNSDKYPSFVEAAHEPDGLAVLGVFLQVGEHNSQLQKITDTLDSIKEKGKQTLFTNFDPLSLLPPSWDYWTYPGSLTVPPLLESVTWIILKQPINISSQQLAKFRTLLCTAEGETAAFLLSNHRPPQPLKGRKVRASFR
- the CA13 gene encoding carbonic anhydrase 13 isoform X6; this encodes MTRRSTRTESGVSFPLHIVHWNSDKYPSFVEAAHEPDGLAVLGVFLQVGEHNSQLQKITDTLDSIKEKGKQTLFTNFDPLSLLPPSWDYWTYPGSLTVPPLLESVTWIILKQPINISSQQLAKFRTLLCTAEGETAAFLLSNHRPPQPLKGRKVRASFR